Part of the Haloprofundus halobius genome is shown below.
AACGAGAAGCTTGACGACGCGATGAGCTTCTTGACGAACTTCTTCGCACTGCGGGGTATCTCGCTCGGCGACCGTCGGACGACGCTCGAACTCGGCCTCAAGCGCGCCTACAAGCGCAACGACATCACCGACGATATCTCGACGCACAGCAACCCCAGCCCGACCATCCGGGATATGATGGACGTCTTCGAGGACATGGTCGACGACCCCGAGGAGTTCGTCGTTCGTTCCGACGAGGAGGCCGGGAAGATTCGCGAGGACGCGACGTGGCTTCTGGACCAGCTTCGCCCCTTCGAGGAGGAGGGTCGCCACGCTAATCTCGGGAAGTCCTCAGAGTTCGACATTCGCGACGAGAAAGTCATCTACCTCGATCTCGCCCAGCAGGAAGGCAGCGTCGACAGCAGTACAGCACTGACGATGCAGTTGCTCATCTCGCTCGTCTACGAGCGGGCGAAAGAGACGGACAAGGAGGTCGTGTTCGTTATCGACGAGGCGCGGTACATCATGCAGGACGCTGCGAGTCTGGCGTTCCTCGAGACGGTATTCCGACATCACCGTCACCACGATCTCTCGATTCGTCTCGTTACCCAGACCGTCGACGAGTTCTTCGAGCACGCCGAGTCCGAAGCCATCCTAGACCAGTGTGCCGTCAAGCAGTTCCACCGCCTGGATGGAATGGACGACCAATGGGCCGACGAGTTCGGCTTGAACTACGCCCAGATGCGCTACGTGCAGGACGCGGTCCCCGGCAACGAGGACGCTGGGTTCTCTGAGGCGCTCGTCGGCGTTGACGGAGAATGGCGCGGCATCAAGGTTGAGGCGATGCCCAAGGAGAAGCAAGTTATTGACTTCGACCCGACCGAGCAGCGGCGGTCTTCACTTCCCGGCGCTGGCAAGGAAGCAGTCGATACAGACGTTCTGGAGTTCCGTGAGGAGCTGGAAGAGCAGGTGACGAACGGACAGTCGAAAGAGTCGGAAACCGTCTCTGCCAAACCTGACGGCGGATCGATGGAGGGGGAGGACGATGCGTGAGTATCTCCGAGTCACGCCCACATCCGAAGGCCTAGATCCCGAGGGAATTCCTCGAGTCCTCGAAAGCCTACATAAACTGACGACCACGGAGTCAACGGGACTCGCACAGAAGCTGAACCCACTCAACAGTGACACACCGCTCCGATTCGAGTTTCTCGCACTGAGTGAGGGAGCAGACGACCCTGTCGAGTTCTTTTACGGCGCCGACGAGCATTTCGACACACTCGAAAAACGGCTCCGTTCGATTTATCCCGAGACATTCGATATCGAACGCGTCGATGTCGACGTCGCCTCTCGGCTCATCCAGCCAGTCGAATTCACACGAGCAGAGTTCCTCGAACACTACGAGGCGGGGCAACTACAGTACGAGTTTGGTCCTGACGAACAGCACGAGCTTGTCGATGAAGACCGTAGCCAAGACCAGACACCAGCGGCCGAAGCATCCCCCTTTGCAGATGGCGGCGCAGCGGTCGAGTCATCTGCTGGTCACTTCGTTGAGGTTGGTGATACCGCCCTTGAGCTGGCACCACCGAGCGAAATACCGGACGAGCAGCCGCTGACGACGCTCGAAAAGCCAACCGAGACGGACGAGGGAACGATACTCGCTCGGCCAACCATCGACGCAACCTCGCCAGTTGGCGTGCGCTGGTCCGGTTCGACCACCCGGAAGAACGACTGGATGACGTCATTGACGCCCTTCGCCTCTGGCGATGGCGACGACGCCTTAGTGGCTGTCGACCAGCCCGGCGCGACGCTCGCGTCACTCGTCGACCACTTGATGGAGGCGGCTTCACCTGTGGCGTTTCAGGTTGTGTTCCAGCGACGAGCGAGCTGGCAGTCCGACGCTGAGGTCCGAAAAGAGGATCTCGTCGACGGGCGGGACACCTTCTTCCAGGAAGTCGTTGGATCCTTCCTCGAGGTCGAAGACCAGCGGAGCGATCACGACGAGAAGCAGCTCAGCGAGTCAGTCGAAAAACGCATTGAGTATATCGACGCGAAGAATCCCAAGCGGTCGTTCACTGCTAACATCCGAGCAGTTGGCGTTCCGACAGGGGATGAGGCTCGCGACGAACTCGCGGCCCAGATGGACTCGCTTCGCCCTGTGTTCGACCCAGTGGACGGGCCCTATTACGAAGTCGAAGGAAAACGACTCCGGGCAGACGGTTTTCGTGAAAAGACGAAAGAGAAGAACGCCCAGACAGCCCTCCGACAGTTGCTAGATCGAGAGATTACGACCGGCCGAGGGAAGACCCGACCGGATTTCGTCCTCAGTGGGACGGAACTCGCAAACTTCGTGCTCGTGCCATCCTCCGAGCAACTCACCGTTGAGGGGACGCGAGGAACTCGAGCTGAGCAGCAGAGCCGGAACCCGCTTCCGTGGCCCAATCCAGATTTGGTTCAGCAGTTCCAAGAGGGCATGGCTATCGGCTACGCGCTCGACGAGAATGGCGAGCCGCGACCGGACCCGATCCGGGTTCCGCCGGATTTGCTGACGACGCACTACGGCCGGTTCGCATCGACTGGCGGCGGGAAATCGAAAGCGATCATCAACGACGCGCTCTCGCTCCGCGAGACGACCGGCGGACCCGTCGTGATCGTCGACCCGAAAGGCGATGGGATGTGTGCGAACTACCTTCGCTGCCACTACGAACGTTTCAACGGATTGGACGACGTCTACCAGTTCCGCGTCCCAGAGACTGTCCCAGCGTTCTCCTTCTTCGACATTCGTCCCGCACTTGAAGCCGGTCGTCCCCGCGAGGACGCGATTCAGGACAAGGTCGACCACTTCCACGACATCCTGCGGATGATTATGGGCCGCGAGCAGTATGGCCAGGCGTTTGTCGCGAACGAGATCCTCAGCTACCTCATCAAGGCACTCTTCGACGAGGAGTATGGGAGCGACGTCTTCGGTCTGGACGACCTTTTCGCGGCAGCTCTCCGGATGCAACGAGAGCGAACTGTCCCACCGGTTTCGGCGGACAACAGGAACGTCGAGGAGTCACTCACGCGGCACTTCGCGAAGGACGACCACCGGTTCCAGGTGTCGATGGACGCCGTCGGAAATCGTCTGGACAAACTCAGAGAAGACGCGCACCTGCGACGGATCTTCAGTCACGTTCCCGAGCAGAACGACGCCGGCGAGTACGTCGACAATCGCTTCGACTTCCGCGAGTTCCTCGACGAAGATGCCACGATTCTGTTCGACTTGGGCGATCTGCGTCCCGAGGCACAACGGGCAATCACACTCCTCCTGTTGAGTAATCTCTGGGACGCCGTCCAGGTGCGCCGACGTGATGGAAAGACAGACTACGAGAACCTCACCAATCTCATCATCGAGGAGGCCGCCCCCGTGGCCTCGACAAAACTCGTCTCCGAGCAACTGCTTCCACAGGGACGGTCATTCGGCCTGAGCATGGGACTTGTGATGCAGTTCCCCGGCCAGGTTCGAAATCGAAACGAGCGCGCCTACGACGAGGTCCTCAACAACATCAAGACGAAGCTCATTGGGAACATCTCTATCGAGCGCGACCTCGCCGAGTCGTTGGCCCACGAAGACCTGAGTCCGACTGACCTTCGAAATCGAGTAAACACGCTCCCCAGCGGAGAGTGGATTGCTCAACTCCCGAGCCCCTCGTTTGGGAAGACAGGGCCTGCTCCGTTCTCGGTGAAGCCGCTCCCGATAGCAGCGGGCCATCCAGAAAGCGACGAGCCGCTCTCTGTCGAACAGGAGGACCACTTCGAGTCCGTGGCTCTTCCACGGCTGTCCGAGCGGACACAGACCCAGTACGGGCTTGCTGAGGCCACTAGCGAATCAGAGTCCGGAGACACCGAGGGATGGGGAAGTAGACCGACGGATGAACGGTCGACATCCGAAGAATCGGCTAGCCCTGTGGACACGACGCAGTCGTCGTTCATCGGACAGGCAACCAGCGGTTCAGCAGCCGACGAAGAGAACGAAGGAAACGAACGAAACGAAGGGAACGAAGGGGAAGACAGGGACAGCACCAACCCACTCTTTGGAGCTCCTGAGTCAACTGAGTCAGAAGAGCTAGTCGGTGAAGAAGAGGAGACAGTTGTCGACGAGAACGGATCGTCACCAGTACAGGCTGGTGGTGTAACCGTCCCGGATGACGAGCTTCGACGGCGCGGGCTTACTCACGACGACATCCGCTTCCTGACCCGCATCCTCGACGTCATGAATGGTGACGCACCGGATCATGGACTCTTGGATTCAATGAGTGCGTTCAAGAACGACTTTGACAACCTCGACGTGCAACGGCTCGTCGATCAAGACCTGCTGGAGGAAGGACGAGCGTGCGGTCGGAAGTACTACACCGTACTCCCGGCGGGGCGAGAACTGCTCGGCCAGAAACTCAAGGTCGGTCCTGGTCAGGGAGATGTCGGGGAGAAGACGCCGCACAAGGTTGGTGTGAAGCTGCTTGAACTGTGGTTAGACTCCCACGAAGACGTCGCACAGGTCGAATCCTACTATGAGTACGATGAGGAGACGGTGTTCGATGTTGTCGGTCTCGATGCTGACGGAGACCTCGTGTGGGTCGGTGAAGCTGAACTCGCGAGTAACAACAAACACGCGCCGGTCGGCGACTACGACAAGCAGAGTGCGGTGGATGCGAACGCTGTCTGGGCGTTCAACAGACGCGAGACTGCCGTCGAGGTGCTGGACTGTCTTTCTGAGGCTGATCGAATTGAGAGCAGTGTGAGCGGGCGTGCGGCCCGGTCGTTTTCGGACATTCGAGAGGCCGTTGAATCATTCGACGCAGCGGGCCTAACGACGATTCGGAGCTTCAACAAACTCGACCAAGAGTTCAACAAATGAGTTGGCGACAAGCGACTCGGGAGGAGATCTACAGGTACTACGCCGATGAGTTCCCCTCATACCTCGACGAGCTCCCGTCGTTCATCACAGCGAAGGGACCGAAACAGTACGCACTCGCGTTTCGGGAACCCCACCCAGTACGGAAAGAGGGAGTTCCAGACAAGGACTTCATTCGGCGAGATACGTGGCAGACGAATACCGCCGGTGAGCGCACCACGGCAACGTTCCACGACTTCGACGACGTCCTCGAGTTCATTCGGCATCCAGCACGGAATGATCCACTTGGTCGGAGTAACTTCGCGCTCGCAGATCCCGACCTGCTCGACAAACCAGACCCGTGTCCTGATGCAGTCTATTACGCGCTGGATCACTGGGAGCGGCCTTGGGTCCTCCTCGTCGACATCGATGCGAAAGATATCGCCAGGAACCGAGCAGCGGATACAGTCTCGGAGGACGTCGACGACCGGGATGACGATGCGTGCCTCAACACCGCAGGGATTCTCGACGCCGCTCCCGAAGGGTATCCGTATGCCTTTGAGGATATCGAACGGGCCATCGAGTACGGCTTCGAGCTGCGGGACATTTTCGAGGACGACTTCAACGCCGAGGAGACGATGGTGGTATACAGTGGTCAAGGCGTTCACGTCTATCTCCTCGATACGGACCCTGCCCATCGGTACGACGCCAAGAGTCGAGAAGTGCTGAACGACCTTCTGCAAGACACCTACGAGATCCCTATCGACCCAGTAGTTACCGCCGACCGTCGTCGAGTCGCCCGACTACCCTACTCGTTGCATGCAGACGTCTGCAGTATCGTCACGCCGATAGAGAGCCCGAGCTTTGACGTTCAGTCTGCAACACCGGAGGTGCTCAAGGGATGACCCGGTCGACGCCTGTTAAGGAGGAGCGTACCGCCTATCGCGTTGCGACCCTCCCCCTCGAATACGGCACGACACGCATCAACCAGCTGTTCACGCGGGGCTACAATCGCTATATCGTCGACGGCGAAGACCAACCAGACGATCTGTTGAATGACCTCGAGCGGTTCGGGACAGCGGCGTTCAAAGAAGACGTCAGGGCCAATGCCGCAGAGGAGCCCTTCGTCGACGAGCCCGGAACTCTCGCCGTCCTCGCGACGTTGAGCGCGATCTGTGTCAAGGCTCACCCGAAGTTCGAGCACGCCCCACCACGAAAGGTGCAGGTCCTCTACGATATTCGCGAGCTCTATGTCAACAACCTCGCGTCTCTCCTGCGAGAATTCGGTGACGGGAGTCTTCAACAGGATATTGCAGAGGTGTTGTACGCGAAAGACCCCGGAGAGGAT
Proteins encoded:
- a CDS encoding ATP-binding protein, with product MREYLRVTPTSEGLDPEGIPRVLESLHKLTTTESTGLAQKLNPLNSDTPLRFEFLALSEGADDPVEFFYGADEHFDTLEKRLRSIYPETFDIERVDVDVASRLIQPVEFTRAEFLEHYEAGQLQYEFGPDEQHELVDEDRSQDQTPAAEASPFADGGAAVESSAGHFVEVGDTALELAPPSEIPDEQPLTTLEKPTETDEGTILARPTIDATSPVGVRWSGSTTRKNDWMTSLTPFASGDGDDALVAVDQPGATLASLVDHLMEAASPVAFQVVFQRRASWQSDAEVRKEDLVDGRDTFFQEVVGSFLEVEDQRSDHDEKQLSESVEKRIEYIDAKNPKRSFTANIRAVGVPTGDEARDELAAQMDSLRPVFDPVDGPYYEVEGKRLRADGFREKTKEKNAQTALRQLLDREITTGRGKTRPDFVLSGTELANFVLVPSSEQLTVEGTRGTRAEQQSRNPLPWPNPDLVQQFQEGMAIGYALDENGEPRPDPIRVPPDLLTTHYGRFASTGGGKSKAIINDALSLRETTGGPVVIVDPKGDGMCANYLRCHYERFNGLDDVYQFRVPETVPAFSFFDIRPALEAGRPREDAIQDKVDHFHDILRMIMGREQYGQAFVANEILSYLIKALFDEEYGSDVFGLDDLFAAALRMQRERTVPPVSADNRNVEESLTRHFAKDDHRFQVSMDAVGNRLDKLREDAHLRRIFSHVPEQNDAGEYVDNRFDFREFLDEDATILFDLGDLRPEAQRAITLLLLSNLWDAVQVRRRDGKTDYENLTNLIIEEAAPVASTKLVSEQLLPQGRSFGLSMGLVMQFPGQVRNRNERAYDEVLNNIKTKLIGNISIERDLAESLAHEDLSPTDLRNRVNTLPSGEWIAQLPSPSFGKTGPAPFSVKPLPIAAGHPESDEPLSVEQEDHFESVALPRLSERTQTQYGLAEATSESESGDTEGWGSRPTDERSTSEESASPVDTTQSSFIGQATSGSAADEENEGNERNEGNEGEDRDSTNPLFGAPESTESEELVGEEEETVVDENGSSPVQAGGVTVPDDELRRRGLTHDDIRFLTRILDVMNGDAPDHGLLDSMSAFKNDFDNLDVQRLVDQDLLEEGRACGRKYYTVLPAGRELLGQKLKVGPGQGDVGEKTPHKVGVKLLELWLDSHEDVAQVESYYEYDEETVFDVVGLDADGDLVWVGEAELASNNKHAPVGDYDKQSAVDANAVWAFNRRETAVEVLDCLSEADRIESSVSGRAARSFSDIREAVESFDAAGLTTIRSFNKLDQEFNK
- a CDS encoding DNA primase translates to MSWRQATREEIYRYYADEFPSYLDELPSFITAKGPKQYALAFREPHPVRKEGVPDKDFIRRDTWQTNTAGERTTATFHDFDDVLEFIRHPARNDPLGRSNFALADPDLLDKPDPCPDAVYYALDHWERPWVLLVDIDAKDIARNRAADTVSEDVDDRDDDACLNTAGILDAAPEGYPYAFEDIERAIEYGFELRDIFEDDFNAEETMVVYSGQGVHVYLLDTDPAHRYDAKSREVLNDLLQDTYEIPIDPVVTADRRRVARLPYSLHADVCSIVTPIESPSFDVQSATPEVLKG